The Vibrio syngnathi DNA window TTATTCAATCAAATGATGATTAGCTTTTACACGTTGCCATCTTACAACGTGAGAAATAAGCCAATGCAAAACATACCGCAACAAACGTTAGAGACGCTGCGCCAAATGCAATGCCAGTTGATGATGTCATTCCTAGGGTGATGAAACCAATACACGATACGAACGCCACAGACAGCGCATAAGGGAGCTGAGTCGATACGTGATCAATGTGGTTACAACGCGCACCTGTAGAAGACAGAATCGTTGTATCCGAGATTGGAGAACAGTGATCACCAAATACAGAACCCGCAAGAACCGCACTTAGCATAGGAAGGATTAGCGCGATGTCAGAGGCTGCAGCCATGTCACCCGCAATCGGTAACATGATACCGAACGTACCCCAAGATGTACCTGTCGAGAACGCCATTAGGCCAGCAAGAAGGAACAAGATAACCGGTAGCCAGTGGTAATCGATGTTACCTGTTGCTAGAGAGGATAGGTACGAACCTGTTTTCATGTCACCAATAACAGAACCAATCGTCCATGCAAATACAAGGATAAGGATAGCGCCAAACATTGAGCTTGCACCAATCCACATTGTTCTTGTGATATCAACCAAAGGTAGTTTCTGTTTGAATACCGTTGCTAGCGCAACGAGTAAACCAATCACACCACCGTAAACCAGAGACTTACCTACATCCGTATTTTCAAATGCGCCAAGTAAGTTGAATGCTTGACCATCAGCAGTAAGCGCTTGGCCACCCGTGTAAAGCATTGCAGCAACCGTCGCTACGATTAACGCTACGATTGGCATTACGAGATCAGAAACAGAACCGTTTTCGCTCTCTTGAATATCCAGCTCTTCGTTTAGATCGTGCGCTTGCTTTTGATCATTGTCGCCTTCAAAGCCACGGCCTTGAGAAGCTTCAATCTCATGCTCGCGCATTTTACCAACATCTAAACCAAACCACGCAACAGCAAACACCATTAATAGCGCGAACACAGCGTAGAAGTTCATTGGGATAAGGCGAACGTAAGCACCCAGTGCAGAATACTCTGTCACACCGTGTGTCACTAAGATGCCACCAATGATAGTAATAATGTAAGCACCCCAGCTAGAAGCAGGCATGATCACACACATAGGAGCAGCAGTTGAGTCTAGGATATAAGCTAGCTTAGCGCGAGATACGTAGAAGCGGTCAGTTACAGGGCGAGAGATAGCACCTACCGCTAAGCTGTTGAAGTAATCATCCACAAAGATGAATACACCTAAGAATGCAGCAAGTAGTTTAGAACCACGTTTGCTCTTAACACGAGACTGTGCCCACTCAGCGAATGCGCGAGTACCGCCAGATAGTGTTAATAATGCCGTTGTCATTCCAAGAATAATTAGGAAAGCGACAATGCTCATGTTCCAAGTGTTAATGCCACCATCTTCGATGAAAACACCAGATACTTTAGTAAAGACGTAGCTAGCTGCGTTACCTACTGAGTAGTCAGCAAGTAGAATCGCACCCATAACAATACCGACACCCAAGGAAACTAATACACGGCGGGTAACAATAGCAAGAGTCAAGGCAACCAAGGGAGGAAGCAGCGATAAAGGCGATGTTGCAAAATCTATTAAATTCATGATCTTCAAAAACCAGTTTTTTATTTGGCTAGAGATCTACTGCAGATAAACTTGATACGGCTTATCAAGCTCATGTTGAACTAAGCGAAAGGGAAGTGAACACTTCACCCAACCCTACAGTAGCGCTCCATAGTTTAAAATTAAGACTATGGCAGTGTTGTACCTATTAAGCACAACCCCAGCAAATTGCTTAGATATACAATTTACTTCGGCAATTACACCTTTCATTCCCGTTCATTGGCATCACCCCAACGAAAACTACTCTTTATAATTGCACCTCTACGTGCGGTAACATTATTAACCGTGTAAACCAGAGTTTAACAACAGATTAACCAAAGCACCGCATCAGGTGGCCGCAATTGTACCCATCAAGAGCAACAATGCAACATATCATTCCGAGAAAAATAAGCTTTTTGTTAATGAAGTAATCAATAGAAGAATAGTCAACTTTTACGGATTACTCCACTTAACACATATCAGATATCACCTGTTTTTTTTAAGATATTCTTAATAGTTATTATAAGTTCATTAGAAGTCTATCTTTTCATCTTAAAACACTCGTCTCATTTTCTTATTTAAATAACTAATAGAAGAAATACTATTTGTTTTATTCTTAGGCTCTGTTTATTATTAGGAGGATTATTTAGTTTACCTTGATGGGAAATATCATGTCTGAATTAACAAAAACTCTATTAAATATCCGTAGCCTTCGTGCGTTCTCACGTGAATTAACTCTTGAGCAACTTGAAGAAGCGCTAGACAAGCTGACTATTGTTGTACAAGAACGTCAAGAGTCTGAAGCTGAAGAACGCGCAGCAAAAGCAGAGCAAGAAGCTAAGCTTTCTGCTATCGCAGAACAAATTGCAAAAGACGGAATCGATGTTGCCGATCTTATTGCTGCACTTTCTGGTGAAGCAAAATCTAAAACAACAAAATCTAAACGTGCTCCTCGCCCTGCGAAATACAAATACGTAGACGCGAATGGCGACGAAAAAACTTGGACAGGTCAAGGCCGTACGCCTTCAGCTATCCAAGAACAACTAGATGCTGGTAAATCTCTAGAAGAGTTTGCTCTTTAAGGCATCGAGTTTGCTAAGTGAATAATCAATAACCCACTAAGCAATAGAATTAATATTTAAGTCGACTAAAGTATTATTTACGGCTTCAATATATTCAGAAACAAAAAAGGCTCCTTTCGGAGCCTTTTTTATATTTCTAATAGTGAAATATAAATCAAAAAAATGCCTTATCTTTCCCAGTACGCTTCTTCTAGACTATCTTCTCTTTCAGGAAGGCCTCGAGATAATCGTGGCGAGTGCTGAACTAATACTTCATAACTTGCGCGGTTTGAATATTTACAAACTTGTGAGAAAGAAGAATACGTCAAGAATGAATGCTGATGCTTACTTGAGTTAGGCACATTTTCTTTATGGTACTTATTAGCGGCCATATCATGTAATAGAGCAGACAACGCAGCATCACCGGCACCATTAGTATTCTTAATCTTTTCTGGGCCGCCCATGTAAGGTGCGATATGCGAATAGATTTTCGTTGGATTTTCACATAAATCTTTATGTGCGGGACGACTAAACTCATAACGGTTAAATTCAGCAATCGAGCCTGGTAACAACGGTAATGATGTTTCACGCTTCACTGCATCTTCTGTGTAACCCGCCATAAACAAGCCCACAGGGCCTGCTGTACATAGAACTAAGTCTACCCAATCTAGTGCTTTGTCTGAAGCAGCTAGAGGATCGCTTTCACCAGTTAATGCTTCAGCTTCGTCTTCGTTCATTGCAACAACGGTTACATGTTGTTCAAGGAAATCTTTCCAAAACTCTGGATCATCTTGAATAACGAATTTAGTACCAAGCGTTAAAACAACAGGTACATCGTATTTCTTCGCGTACTCAATAGCTTTCATTGTTGCTTCAGGCATAGGGTCACCTGGTTTACAACGAACTAAATACGCCGTTAATACTAAAGCAGAAGCACTTTTGAAAATTTTCTCAGGAATGCTTTCTGGTTTTAATTGGTTCATTTGTCCTTCGCTAATTGCGAAAGTACGTTCACCATCTTCTGTAATTAATGCAAAGCAGCGACCAATTGCGCCATCTACCCCTTGTAAATGGTTCAGATCCATTCTGCTTGATGTATTACATAAATAGCGGTAACCGTAGCTACCAATTTTAATATCTTGGCTCATTACACCCAATAGTGTTGAACGGTCATCCGCCAATACTGAGTAGTTGTGTAATGTATTACCAATTGTGCCACCTGCGTATTCATTAGTGATCAGGCACTGTTCTTTTAATTCTTGATACAAAGATTCAGCAGCTTCATCACCAATAACCAAAGAGTGTCCCTTACTTAAGCCATATTTTTCGATTAGCTCAGAACTCACCTTTGCTTCAATATCCACCAAAGTTTGGTCAATACCGATAATATGGGTACGTGACATTCTTTTGCTCGTTTGAGCTTGGCTTACTAAAGGGTCACGAGCGTGAACCGGAAAATAGTGCTTTGATTTACGTTGTCCAGGGAATTTCATAGGGCTAGTCTAAGTCAAGGGGAAATAGGTGGCGGATTCTACCGCGCTATATTTAACGCGGCAATCTTTCAAACTATAGCAAACGTTTGCTACGTTATTTTTTTATTCGCCTTCCATAAAGCTTAGATCAGGCAGCATGCCTAAATGCTCGGCGTAACGTTTTTGATTAAACTCTGCACCGTTTTTCATTACATCAAATACTTCAATAGCCAGTGCACATGCCATAGCCGCAATCGCCTCTTCACGAGGAGTACCTGTCATCATTAAACGCATCAACGTCTCTTTCACTTTCACGGGTTGGCCGTCTTCAAGTTGGTTTTCGATAATCTCGATCAACTGCTCTTCTTGCATAAACTCATTTTGTTCAGACATTTTTCATCTCAGGTCTTGGGTTTTGAGCGACTATGCCACATATAGATCTGACATCCTAGCGAGTCTCCTCGCGTTCATGCGATTCTCTAACGAAGTCAGCGCACTATTTGTGCAAATGAAACTGTGATTCCAGTCTCGGATCTGTCACGGCGTTTCTCTTTCTGTTAGAATCTGCGACCAAGTAATAGTAACGGTGTTTAGACATGTCAGATATCAGCTCTGGAAACAGCGAAAAGAAAGTAATTGTCGGTATGTCCGGCGGTGTAGATTCGTCAGTATCGGCGTATCTTCTTCAGCAACAAGGCTATCAGGTAGAAGGCCTTTTCATGAAAAACTGGGAAGAAGACGATAACGAAGAATACTGCACGGCTGCTGAAGATCTTGCTGATGCTCAAGCGGTATGTGACAAACTAGGTATCCACCTTCACACTATCAACTTTGCTGCAGAATACTGGGACAATGTATTTGAATACTTCCTTGCTGAATATAAAGCAGGTCGTACTCCGAACCCAGATATTCTTTGTAACAAAGAAATCAAATTCAAAGCATTCTTAGAGTTTGCGGATGAAGTCCTAGACGCAGACTACATTGCGATGGGTCACTACGTTCGTCGTACTTTCCCAACTCAAGAAGAGCTTGATGCTGGCGTAAAACCAGAAATGCTACGTGGCCTAGACGGCAATAAAGACCAAAGCTATTTCCTTTATACGCTAAGCTCAGATCAAGTGGCACGCAGCCTATTCCCTGTGGGTGAATTAGAGAAGCCAGAAGTGCGACGCATTGCTGAAGAGCAAGACTTGATCACTGCGAAGAAAAAAGATTCAACAGGTATCTGCTTCATTGGTGAGCGTAAGTTCACTGAGTTCCTAGGCAAATACCTACCCGCTCAACCGGGTAACATCGAGACACCAGAAGGCCAAGTGATTGGTCAACACCAAGGTTTGATGTACCACACGCTAGGTCAGCGTAAAGGTCTACATATCGGCGGCACTAAAGGTGGCGGCGGTAATGAAGAACCATGGTTTGTTGGTGAAAAAGATCTTAAGCGTAATGTCCTGATAGCGGTACAAGGTAAAGACCACCCTCTTCTAAAATCAGAAGGTTTGATCGCTTCTCAGCTTCATTGGGTAAATCGCACACCAATTACTGAAGTTATGACGTGCACGGTAAAAACACGTTACCGTCAGACCGATATTCCTTGTACAATCATCCCAATTGATGATGAAAACATTAAGGTTATTTTTGACGAACCACAAATTGCAGTGACCCCAGGTCAATCAGCAGTGTTCTACCTAGACAACGTATGTCTTGGTGGTGGTATCATTGAAAAGCGCATCTAACCAATAAAACGAACCACAAACAATAGAAGACAATTTAGGAGTTACTACGTGGCTAATACACTTTATGACCGTACTATTGCTTTCGCTGGAATTTGCCAAGCTGTGGCTTTGGTTCAACAAGTAGCGAAAGACGGCCATTGTGATAAAGATGCCTTCGAAGCTTCACTCAGTGCCATTTTAAATACCAACCCAGCGAACACCGTGGGCGTATTT harbors:
- a CDS encoding Na+/H+ antiporter NhaC family protein; protein product: MNLIDFATSPLSLLPPLVALTLAIVTRRVLVSLGVGIVMGAILLADYSVGNAASYVFTKVSGVFIEDGGINTWNMSIVAFLIILGMTTALLTLSGGTRAFAEWAQSRVKSKRGSKLLAAFLGVFIFVDDYFNSLAVGAISRPVTDRFYVSRAKLAYILDSTAAPMCVIMPASSWGAYIITIIGGILVTHGVTEYSALGAYVRLIPMNFYAVFALLMVFAVAWFGLDVGKMREHEIEASQGRGFEGDNDQKQAHDLNEELDIQESENGSVSDLVMPIVALIVATVAAMLYTGGQALTADGQAFNLLGAFENTDVGKSLVYGGVIGLLVALATVFKQKLPLVDITRTMWIGASSMFGAILILVFAWTIGSVIGDMKTGSYLSSLATGNIDYHWLPVILFLLAGLMAFSTGTSWGTFGIMLPIAGDMAAASDIALILPMLSAVLAGSVFGDHCSPISDTTILSSTGARCNHIDHVSTQLPYALSVAFVSCIGFITLGMTSSTGIAFGAASLTFVAVCFALAYFSRCKMATCKS
- the mnmA gene encoding tRNA 2-thiouridine(34) synthase MnmA: MSDISSGNSEKKVIVGMSGGVDSSVSAYLLQQQGYQVEGLFMKNWEEDDNEEYCTAAEDLADAQAVCDKLGIHLHTINFAAEYWDNVFEYFLAEYKAGRTPNPDILCNKEIKFKAFLEFADEVLDADYIAMGHYVRRTFPTQEELDAGVKPEMLRGLDGNKDQSYFLYTLSSDQVARSLFPVGELEKPEVRRIAEEQDLITAKKKDSTGICFIGERKFTEFLGKYLPAQPGNIETPEGQVIGQHQGLMYHTLGQRKGLHIGGTKGGGGNEEPWFVGEKDLKRNVLIAVQGKDHPLLKSEGLIASQLHWVNRTPITEVMTCTVKTRYRQTDIPCTIIPIDDENIKVIFDEPQIAVTPGQSAVFYLDNVCLGGGIIEKRI
- a CDS encoding H-NS family histone-like protein, which codes for MSELTKTLLNIRSLRAFSRELTLEQLEEALDKLTIVVQERQESEAEERAAKAEQEAKLSAIAEQIAKDGIDVADLIAALSGEAKSKTTKSKRAPRPAKYKYVDANGDEKTWTGQGRTPSAIQEQLDAGKSLEEFAL
- a CDS encoding inosine/guanosine kinase, whose translation is MKFPGQRKSKHYFPVHARDPLVSQAQTSKRMSRTHIIGIDQTLVDIEAKVSSELIEKYGLSKGHSLVIGDEAAESLYQELKEQCLITNEYAGGTIGNTLHNYSVLADDRSTLLGVMSQDIKIGSYGYRYLCNTSSRMDLNHLQGVDGAIGRCFALITEDGERTFAISEGQMNQLKPESIPEKIFKSASALVLTAYLVRCKPGDPMPEATMKAIEYAKKYDVPVVLTLGTKFVIQDDPEFWKDFLEQHVTVVAMNEDEAEALTGESDPLAASDKALDWVDLVLCTAGPVGLFMAGYTEDAVKRETSLPLLPGSIAEFNRYEFSRPAHKDLCENPTKIYSHIAPYMGGPEKIKNTNGAGDAALSALLHDMAANKYHKENVPNSSKHQHSFLTYSSFSQVCKYSNRASYEVLVQHSPRLSRGLPEREDSLEEAYWER